From the genome of Geminocystis herdmanii PCC 6308, one region includes:
- a CDS encoding peptidylprolyl isomerase has product MNIILILFLITALSLTGCQQLEANTGGENNGTTTQETVQNDTPPPIDQTSEIVENTESQKNNENLMNLPRLEGKATVVMKVNGQSITIEVDGNNAPITAGNFVDLVKKGVYNGVVFHRVVKDPSPFVVQGGDPQGKNPNFPVSALGTGSYVDPTTNTPRYIPLEIRPQYDDTKENAVAPPISYSKTINDTPQLKHDYGVIAMARSQMPDSASSQFYFTLADLPFLDGDYAVFGRVIEGMDIVETIKQGDRIESAEVIAGAENLK; this is encoded by the coding sequence ATGAATATTATATTAATTTTGTTTCTGATAACCGCTCTTAGTTTAACGGGGTGTCAACAGTTAGAAGCCAACACAGGAGGGGAAAACAACGGTACAACAACTCAAGAAACAGTACAAAATGACACTCCTCCCCCTATTGATCAAACATCAGAAATAGTCGAAAATACTGAGAGTCAAAAAAATAATGAAAATTTAATGAATTTACCACGTTTAGAAGGCAAAGCTACGGTTGTAATGAAAGTCAATGGGCAATCCATCACCATTGAAGTTGATGGCAATAATGCACCCATCACCGCAGGAAACTTTGTCGATTTAGTCAAAAAAGGTGTTTATAATGGCGTAGTTTTTCATCGTGTAGTTAAAGACCCTTCTCCATTTGTAGTACAAGGTGGCGATCCCCAAGGTAAAAATCCTAACTTCCCTGTTTCTGCTTTAGGTACGGGTAGTTACGTTGATCCTACCACCAACACTCCTCGTTATATCCCTTTAGAAATTCGCCCCCAATATGACGACACCAAAGAAAATGCGGTAGCGCCTCCCATCTCCTATAGTAAAACGATCAATGATACACCTCAATTAAAACATGATTATGGTGTAATTGCTATGGCTCGATCGCAAATGCCTGATTCTGCATCTTCTCAATTTTATTTTACCTTAGCTGATCTTCCTTTTCTTGATGGTGATTACGCTGTTTTTGGTAGAGTTATCGAAGGTATGGATATAGTAGAAACAATTAAACAGGGCGATCGCATTGAATCGGCGGAAGTTATTGCTGGTGCAGAAAACTTAAAATAA
- a CDS encoding sensor histidine kinase: protein MENNPIIEKFNPREIHHNFLDLLETADNIDNFAQSCYQLLSKWMRLHGFIIGIFQENNETIEIVYQNINQTKTPEYLSIIDDLITSNNGILDDNFNPYVAQNFNKYSNVNQNLQENNLNYLYLLPLHFKGKYLGNLLIDIDIFFIPEDDMKKVLIILGKYLAIYLYQKQLEFQENELKKKQEILNQNKINQSQYLSHMNHELRTPISAVIGFSKMLQQRLYGELNPKQAQYIDAIYQSGKYLLDLISDLLDLSKIEAKKENLYIEKVFVKELCESAIALIKTKAEERKLDLICSIEPNIKYCYIDERRIKQVLVNLLSNAVKFTEKGSITLEVKQDKSNLFFRVIDTGIGIKKESQTKLFQPFSQLNTHLHKQCKGTGLGLVISRELARLHGGDITLISEENQGSCFTLNIPKLP from the coding sequence ATGGAAAACAATCCCATTATAGAAAAATTTAACCCCAGAGAAATTCATCATAATTTCCTAGATTTATTAGAAACTGCTGATAACATTGATAATTTTGCTCAATCATGTTATCAGTTACTTTCTAAATGGATGCGATTACATGGTTTTATCATCGGAATTTTTCAAGAAAATAATGAGACAATTGAAATTGTTTATCAAAATATTAATCAGACAAAAACACCAGAATATTTATCAATTATTGATGATTTAATTACCTCTAATAATGGTATTTTAGATGATAATTTTAATCCTTATGTTGCTCAAAACTTTAATAAATATAGTAATGTTAATCAAAACTTACAAGAAAATAATCTAAATTATTTATACTTACTCCCATTACATTTTAAGGGAAAATATTTAGGAAATTTATTGATAGATATTGATATATTTTTTATTCCAGAAGATGACATGAAAAAAGTTTTAATTATTCTGGGAAAATATCTTGCTATTTATCTTTATCAAAAACAATTAGAATTTCAAGAAAATGAGCTAAAAAAAAAGCAAGAAATATTAAATCAAAATAAGATTAATCAAAGTCAATATTTATCTCACATGAATCATGAATTACGAACCCCTATTTCTGCGGTAATTGGATTTTCTAAAATGTTACAACAACGATTGTACGGTGAATTAAATCCGAAACAAGCTCAATATATTGATGCAATTTATCAATCAGGAAAATATTTATTAGATTTAATTAGTGATTTATTAGACTTATCAAAAATAGAGGCAAAAAAAGAAAATTTATATATAGAAAAAGTATTCGTCAAGGAGTTGTGCGAATCAGCGATAGCCTTAATTAAAACCAAAGCAGAAGAAAGAAAATTAGATTTGATTTGCTCGATCGAACCTAACATAAAATATTGTTATATTGATGAGCGCCGTATCAAACAAGTGTTAGTAAATTTATTATCCAATGCAGTAAAATTTACTGAAAAAGGCTCAATTACCTTAGAAGTAAAACAAGATAAGAGTAATTTATTTTTTAGGGTTATTGATACAGGAATTGGTATCAAAAAAGAATCACAAACAAAATTATTTCAACCGTTTTCTCAATTAAATACCCATTTACATAAACAATGTAAAGGTACAGGATTAGGATTAGTTATTTCTCGTGAATTAGCGAGACTTCACGGCGGAGATATTACCCTAATTTCAGAGGAAAATCAAGGTAGTTGTTTTACCTTAAATATTCCAAAATTACCATAA
- a CDS encoding ABC transporter permease: protein MNLTRIFAIATNGFREVIRDRILYVLGFFVLLLVLASRILPPIAVSADEKIFLDLGIGAISLLGAIVAIFVGTGLINKEIEKRTVLILVPKPLTSAEFIIGKHLGLSGVLIVLVATMTGFYFALMSLLGMNYPLQSLLIAIGYILLELMLLTAIAMTFGVFTSSILATLLSFGVYIMGHLSRDLLQLGKITENAGIERITKTLFLILPDLERLNLKNEAVYNILPNTGELVNSLIYGILYITLLLTITITIFSRRQF, encoded by the coding sequence ATGAATCTAACTCGTATTTTTGCCATCGCAACTAATGGTTTTCGGGAAGTAATTAGAGATCGTATTCTATATGTACTTGGTTTTTTTGTTCTCTTACTTGTCCTTGCTTCTCGTATTTTACCTCCCATTGCCGTCAGTGCTGACGAAAAAATTTTTTTAGATTTAGGTATTGGTGCTATAAGTTTATTAGGTGCGATCGTCGCAATTTTTGTTGGTACAGGATTAATTAACAAAGAAATCGAAAAAAGAACAGTCTTAATTTTAGTACCAAAACCCCTTACCAGTGCAGAATTTATCATCGGCAAACACCTAGGCTTATCAGGAGTTTTAATTGTCTTAGTCGCCACCATGACAGGGTTTTATTTTGCCTTGATGAGTCTATTGGGGATGAATTATCCTTTACAAAGTTTATTGATTGCCATTGGGTATATTCTCCTAGAATTAATGCTCTTAACCGCCATCGCTATGACTTTTGGCGTATTTACCAGTTCCATTTTAGCAACACTTCTAAGTTTTGGAGTGTATATTATGGGACATTTAAGTAGAGATTTGTTACAATTAGGTAAAATTACTGAGAATGCGGGGATAGAGAGAATAACAAAAACACTATTTTTAATTTTGCCAGACTTAGAAAGATTAAACTTAAAAAATGAAGCAGTTTATAATATTTTGCCCAATACAGGAGAATTGGTCAATAGCTTAATTTATGGCATTTTATATATAACTCTTTTGTTAACCATTACCATCACTATATTTTCCCGTCGTCAATTCTAA
- a CDS encoding ABC transporter ATP-binding protein, producing MTILDVQNLQVVFTDDEGKSSTAVDKISFSLQKGEILGIVGESGSGKSVTSLAMMGLLPATGKIIHGEINFQDKEDSPPINLVTLTSKQKRDYRGGKIAMIFQEPMSSLNPVYNIGFQITEAIRLHQNISESEAKRKAINLLQEVRLLPSDKDLTQEFLQQNQDKTSTDKDIAIYLNNKKRSILKRFPHEMSGGQLQRVMIAIAISCQPSILIADEPTTALDVTVQATILELLKELCRSRQMSLIFITHDLAVVANIADSLAVMYQGKIVEYGNIRDILFNPQQAYTQGLLACRPRLEETRTYLPTVADFMGNNQETPAFSAPNPREIKLNEPLLRVNELKVGFVKKGGLPWQKEYFWAVDDVSFQLFAGETLGLVGESGCGKSTLARTILRLIPTHSGKIEFLNQDLTALPPRSQRLRQLRKELQIVFQNPYNSLNPRISIGNTIAEPMVIHAMGGNGTKRRERVRYLLDRVGLNPNWFDRFPHELSGGQRQRVCIARALALNPQLIICDESVSALDVSIQAQVLNLLKELQQEFGLTYIFISHDLSVVKFMSDRIMVMNRGKIEEMSTAKQIIDNPQREYTRKLIASIPKFPTAV from the coding sequence ATGACTATCCTCGATGTTCAAAATTTACAAGTAGTTTTCACTGATGATGAAGGAAAGAGTTCGACCGCAGTAGATAAAATTTCTTTTTCCTTACAAAAAGGCGAAATTCTGGGCATTGTGGGAGAGTCAGGTTCAGGAAAATCGGTTACATCCCTTGCTATGATGGGTTTACTTCCTGCTACGGGAAAAATTATTCATGGTGAAATTAACTTTCAAGACAAAGAAGACTCACCGCCGATAAACCTTGTTACTCTTACCTCGAAACAAAAAAGAGATTATCGTGGTGGTAAGATTGCGATGATATTTCAAGAACCCATGAGTTCACTTAATCCTGTTTATAATATCGGTTTTCAGATCACCGAAGCAATACGTTTACATCAAAATATCTCTGAATCCGAGGCAAAACGAAAAGCGATCAACTTGTTACAAGAAGTAAGACTTTTACCTAGTGATAAGGATTTAACCCAAGAATTTTTACAACAAAATCAGGATAAAACCTCTACGGATAAAGATATTGCTATTTATCTTAACAACAAAAAACGATCGATCTTAAAACGCTTTCCCCATGAGATGAGTGGAGGACAACTACAAAGAGTAATGATCGCCATCGCTATTTCTTGTCAACCAAGCATCTTAATTGCGGATGAACCAACTACAGCTCTTGATGTAACTGTTCAAGCTACGATTTTGGAATTATTAAAGGAATTGTGTCGCAGTCGGCAAATGTCCTTAATTTTTATTACCCATGACTTAGCCGTAGTTGCGAATATTGCTGATAGTTTGGCGGTGATGTATCAAGGGAAAATTGTGGAATATGGCAACATCAGGGATATTTTATTTAACCCTCAACAAGCCTATACTCAAGGTTTACTTGCCTGTCGTCCTCGTTTAGAGGAAACTAGAACTTATCTTCCCACCGTTGCCGATTTTATGGGTAATAATCAAGAGACTCCTGCTTTTTCTGCCCCTAATCCCAGAGAAATTAAGCTAAATGAACCTTTATTGAGAGTAAATGAGTTAAAAGTCGGATTTGTCAAAAAAGGCGGTTTACCTTGGCAAAAAGAGTATTTTTGGGCAGTAGATGATGTTAGTTTTCAGTTGTTTGCTGGGGAAACTTTAGGCTTGGTGGGAGAGTCTGGTTGTGGTAAATCTACCCTTGCCCGAACTATTTTAAGGCTTATTCCCACCCACTCTGGTAAAATTGAATTTTTAAATCAAGATTTGACGGCTTTACCTCCCCGTAGTCAACGTTTAAGGCAGTTACGCAAAGAGTTACAAATTGTCTTTCAAAATCCCTATAATTCCCTTAATCCTCGTATCAGTATTGGTAATACGATCGCTGAACCAATGGTAATTCATGCCATGGGTGGTAATGGCACTAAACGCCGAGAAAGGGTAAGATACCTTTTAGATAGAGTCGGTTTAAATCCCAATTGGTTCGATCGATTTCCCCATGAATTATCGGGAGGACAACGTCAGAGAGTATGTATTGCAAGAGCTTTGGCTTTAAATCCGCAACTGATTATTTGTGATGAATCCGTATCTGCCTTAGATGTTTCTATTCAAGCCCAAGTGTTAAATCTTCTCAAAGAGTTACAACAAGAGTTTGGTTTAACCTATATTTTCATCTCCCATGATTTAAGTGTCGTTAAGTTTATGAGCGATCGAATTATGGTGATGAATCGAGGTAAAATCGAAGAAATGTCCACCGCTAAACAAATTATCGACAATCCCCAACGGGAATATACTCGCAAACTGATTGCTTCTATTCCCAAATTTCCCACTGCAGTATAA
- the gloA gene encoding lactoylglutathione lyase, whose amino-acid sequence MRILHTMVRVGNLEKSLDFYCNVLEMKLLRQKDYPTGKFTLAFVGYGEEADNTVIELTHNWDTDSYDIGTGYGHIALGVDDIYATCDRIKLLGGKVTREPGAMKHGTTVIAFVEDPDGYKIELIQTTL is encoded by the coding sequence ATGCGTATCTTACACACCATGGTGCGGGTGGGAAATCTTGAAAAATCCCTTGATTTTTATTGCAATGTTTTAGAGATGAAACTTTTACGTCAAAAAGACTATCCTACAGGAAAATTTACCCTTGCTTTTGTGGGTTATGGAGAGGAAGCCGATAACACCGTCATCGAATTAACCCATAATTGGGACACTGATAGTTATGATATTGGTACTGGTTATGGTCATATTGCTTTAGGAGTTGATGATATTTACGCTACTTGCGATCGAATTAAATTATTAGGTGGTAAAGTAACTAGAGAACCGGGCGCTATGAAACATGGTACAACAGTAATTGCATTTGTGGAAGACCCCGACGGCTATAAAATAGAGTTAATACAAACAACCTTGTAA
- a CDS encoding tetratricopeptide repeat protein: MTNTSPKPKLSTKDIFKKGFIIISGGAFVWFSIAGVIKMMTQPATPPANTQNQEELSPEARLEKEMQGYQLVLDKEPNNVFALEKLVEVNLQLGNLATALPLTEKLVALQPTNQRYQDVLKIIKQGLEAEKTQTPPPSDSSNIPDKNEKK, translated from the coding sequence ATGACAAACACAAGTCCAAAACCCAAACTCAGTACAAAAGACATTTTTAAGAAAGGTTTTATTATTATCTCAGGGGGGGCTTTTGTTTGGTTTTCCATTGCGGGGGTAATCAAAATGATGACTCAACCTGCCACACCTCCTGCTAACACCCAAAATCAAGAAGAATTGTCGCCAGAGGCAAGGTTAGAAAAAGAAATGCAGGGTTATCAATTAGTATTGGATAAAGAGCCTAATAACGTTTTTGCTTTAGAAAAATTAGTGGAAGTTAATCTACAATTAGGTAATTTGGCAACGGCACTACCCTTAACGGAAAAATTAGTGGCATTACAACCAACTAATCAACGCTATCAAGACGTTTTGAAGATTATTAAACAAGGTTTAGAAGCAGAGAAAACTCAAACCCCTCCCCCTTCGGATTCTTCTAATATTCCTGATAAGAATGAGAAGAAATAG
- a CDS encoding DegT/DnrJ/EryC1/StrS family aminotransferase, whose amino-acid sequence MKIPVLDLKRQYQQLKGEIDTAIDRVLESTQFVLGPEVQLLEQEISQYLGVKHSIAVNSGTDALIIALRALNIGAGDEVITTSFSFYATAESVSLVGAKPIFVDINPCSFNIDTDAIKDKITDKTKAIIPVHLYGLPAPMTQIMTIAQEYGLKVIEDCAQAFGAVYYGDCAECNKACDDCQRETLTGKYVGGIGDVGAYSFYPTKNLGAYGDGGMIVTNNDSIAELAKMLHLHGAKKNYHNELLGYNSRLDSLQACILRIKLKYIDQWNQGRRNIAQTYNQLLANNPNIITPTITKGHVFHQYTLRVTNGKRDELKEYLANLGIGSMIYYPIPQDQLPVYQGQYIPNPISMKLAQEVLSLPIYPELSLENVEAVAEAINNF is encoded by the coding sequence ATGAAAATTCCTGTTCTTGATTTAAAGCGTCAATATCAACAACTAAAAGGAGAAATTGACACCGCTATCGATCGTGTTTTAGAATCAACTCAATTTGTATTAGGTCCTGAAGTTCAACTTTTAGAACAAGAAATTTCTCAGTATTTGGGAGTAAAACATTCGATCGCCGTCAATTCTGGTACAGATGCTCTAATTATTGCCTTACGAGCTTTAAATATCGGGGCTGGAGACGAAGTTATCACAACCTCTTTTTCATTTTATGCCACCGCCGAATCCGTGAGTTTAGTGGGTGCAAAACCTATTTTTGTTGATATTAATCCTTGTAGCTTTAATATTGACACTGACGCTATTAAAGACAAGATAACCGATAAAACTAAGGCTATTATACCAGTTCACCTTTACGGACTACCTGCACCGATGACGCAGATAATGACGATCGCACAGGAATATGGCTTAAAAGTAATTGAAGACTGCGCTCAGGCTTTTGGAGCGGTGTATTATGGGGATTGTGCAGAGTGTAATAAAGCCTGTGATGACTGTCAAAGAGAAACTTTAACAGGAAAATATGTCGGCGGTATTGGTGATGTGGGTGCTTATTCCTTTTATCCTACCAAAAATTTAGGTGCTTATGGGGATGGCGGTATGATAGTCACCAATAATGATTCGATCGCCGAATTAGCGAAAATGTTGCATCTTCACGGTGCAAAGAAAAATTATCACAACGAATTATTAGGTTATAACTCCCGTTTAGACAGTTTACAAGCCTGTATTTTACGCATCAAATTAAAGTATATAGATCAATGGAATCAAGGGAGAAGAAATATTGCACAAACCTATAATCAACTATTAGCAAATAATCCTAATATTATTACACCCACGATCACAAAAGGACACGTTTTTCATCAATATACCCTGAGAGTTACCAATGGAAAAAGAGACGAATTGAAGGAATACTTAGCAAACTTAGGTATTGGCAGTATGATTTATTATCCCATTCCCCAAGATCAATTACCAGTGTATCAAGGACAATATATTCCTAATCCTATATCCATGAAACTAGCCCAAGAAGTATTGAGTTTGCCCATTTATCCCGAATTATCCCTGGAAAATGTGGAAGCCGTTGCCGAAGCAATTAACAATTTTTAA
- the argS gene encoding arginine--tRNA ligase — translation MIEKLRNIFITGLTQAFGKNITFIEPLIVPASNAKFGDYQCNVALSLGKTLKQPPRSIAQTIIDNINIDNIADFCEPLQIAGAGFINITIKPKYISQQINLVYQDERLGVVKTDKPQTTIVDFSSPNIAKEMHVGHLRSTIIGDSIARILEFRGHEVLRLNHVGDWGTQFGMLIAYLRLEKPEVLTTANAVEIGDLVTLYKQAKLKFDRDVEFQETARNEVVKLQSKDAESIKAWTLLCEQSRKEFEVIYRLLDIKLTERGESFYNPFLPQVIEDLETANILTEDQGAKCVFLDGFVNKEGNPLPLIVQKTDGGYNYATTDLAGLKYRVTQDKATRIIYVTDAGQSNHFTQVFQVAKKANFIPDNVDLVHVPFGLVLAEDGKKIKTRSGETIRLKDLLDEAIIRSKKDLENRLETEGRNESEDFINQVSKIVGLSAVKYADLSQNRTTDYKFSFDKMLALQGNTAPYLLYAYVRVQGISRKGNIDLNNLISDDNIILTEDSELVLAKHLLQLDFILQEVEKDLLPNRLCLYLFELSQKFNQFYDQCPILQAEEKVKLSRLVLADLTAKVLKQGLSLLGISVLERM, via the coding sequence ATGATTGAAAAACTTAGAAATATTTTTATTACGGGTTTAACTCAGGCTTTTGGCAAAAATATCACTTTTATTGAACCTTTAATTGTACCTGCAAGTAATGCAAAATTTGGTGATTATCAATGTAACGTTGCTTTATCCTTAGGGAAAACTTTAAAACAGCCCCCCAGATCGATCGCTCAAACAATTATTGATAATATTAATATAGATAATATAGCGGATTTTTGTGAACCTTTACAAATCGCTGGAGCAGGTTTTATTAACATTACTATTAAACCTAAATATATCAGTCAACAAATTAATTTAGTTTATCAAGATGAGCGTTTAGGAGTTGTGAAAACCGATAAACCTCAAACTACTATTGTTGATTTTTCTAGCCCAAATATTGCCAAAGAAATGCACGTTGGTCATCTTCGATCGACTATTATAGGAGATAGTATCGCCAGAATATTAGAGTTTAGAGGACATGAAGTTTTAAGACTAAATCATGTGGGAGATTGGGGTACTCAATTCGGGATGTTAATTGCTTATTTACGGTTAGAAAAACCCGAAGTTTTAACTACTGCTAATGCAGTGGAGATAGGAGATTTAGTTACTTTATATAAACAGGCAAAATTAAAGTTCGATCGAGATGTAGAATTTCAAGAAACAGCTAGAAATGAAGTAGTTAAACTGCAAAGTAAAGATGCTGAAAGTATCAAAGCATGGACATTATTATGTGAGCAATCTCGCAAAGAGTTTGAAGTTATTTATCGGTTATTAGACATTAAATTAACGGAAAGAGGAGAATCTTTTTATAATCCCTTTTTACCTCAAGTAATTGAAGACTTAGAAACTGCCAATATTTTAACAGAAGATCAAGGGGCAAAATGTGTATTTCTTGATGGTTTTGTGAATAAAGAAGGCAACCCCTTACCCTTAATTGTCCAAAAAACTGACGGCGGTTATAACTATGCCACTACTGACTTAGCGGGTTTAAAATATCGAGTAACTCAAGATAAAGCAACTCGCATAATTTATGTGACTGATGCAGGGCAATCTAATCATTTTACCCAAGTTTTTCAAGTAGCAAAAAAAGCTAATTTTATTCCTGATAATGTGGATTTAGTTCATGTACCTTTTGGTTTAGTTTTAGCAGAAGATGGAAAAAAAATCAAAACTCGATCGGGCGAAACCATCCGTTTAAAAGATTTGTTAGATGAAGCGATAATTCGATCGAAAAAAGACTTAGAAAATCGTTTAGAAACGGAGGGAAGAAATGAAAGTGAAGACTTCATTAATCAGGTAAGTAAAATAGTCGGTTTAAGTGCCGTAAAATATGCCGATTTAAGCCAAAATCGCACTACTGATTATAAATTTAGTTTCGATAAAATGTTAGCCCTTCAAGGCAATACAGCACCCTATCTTTTATATGCCTATGTGCGGGTACAAGGTATCAGTAGAAAAGGTAATATTGACTTAAATAATTTAATTTCTGATGATAATATTATTCTCACAGAAGATAGCGAATTAGTGTTAGCAAAACATCTTTTACAATTAGACTTTATTCTGCAAGAAGTAGAAAAAGATTTATTACCTAATCGCCTTTGTTTATACTTGTTTGAATTAAGTCAAAAATTTAATCAATTTTATGATCAATGTCCTATTTTACAAGCCGAAGAAAAGGTAAAACTATCTCGTTTAGTCTTAGCAGATTTAACCGCAAAAGTGCTTAAACAAGGCTTATCTTTATTAGGTATTTCTGTTTTAGAAAGAATGTAA
- a CDS encoding DUF433 domain-containing protein, producing the protein MDKKSLTLPKSLLQEVEKYAINQGVSIEQFILWAIAEKIGILSQSLINTKFPNIAYFKGASGKVFPVIKNTSIRIQTIIIAHYQWELSISEIAKEYDLNKELIKEALKFYHTNKTEIDQMISAERGLELAYV; encoded by the coding sequence ATGGACAAAAAATCTTTAACTTTACCTAAAAGTTTGTTGCAAGAAGTAGAAAAATACGCTATAAATCAAGGTGTATCGATCGAACAATTTATTTTATGGGCAATTGCAGAAAAAATAGGAATTTTAAGCCAATCTTTAATCAATACTAAATTTCCTAATATTGCCTATTTTAAAGGGGCTAGTGGAAAAGTTTTTCCAGTAATAAAAAATACATCTATAAGAATTCAAACAATTATTATCGCCCATTATCAATGGGAATTATCAATTAGTGAAATAGCGAAAGAATACGATTTAAACAAAGAATTAATCAAAGAGGCTTTAAAATTCTATCACACGAATAAAACAGAAATTGATCAAATGATTTCCGCAGAACGGGGATTAGAATTGGCTTATGTCTAA
- a CDS encoding DUF5615 family PIN-like protein: MSKIRLHLDADTSLKALQNALVNLGHDVTRTPTDWMPFDASDKQQLLGASAKGRCIFTFNISDFFSFSTTIS, encoded by the coding sequence ATGTCTAAAATACGACTTCATTTAGATGCCGATACTTCTCTCAAAGCCTTACAAAATGCCTTAGTTAATCTAGGACATGATGTAACTAGAACCCCTACTGACTGGATGCCATTTGATGCCTCTGATAAACAACAATTATTAGGTGCTTCCGCTAAAGGTAGATGTATATTTACTTTTAATATTAGTGATTTTTTTAGTTTTAGCACAACAATATCCTAA
- a CDS encoding nucleotidyltransferase family protein: MNLEKLREYRSSIIALAQQYHAHNIRVFGSIIKDENDENSDIDFLIVPTPEQDLFDIIRLRRSLKELLNCDVDIVHETALHHTIKEAILSSAIPL, translated from the coding sequence ATGAACTTAGAAAAACTGAGAGAATATCGATCGAGCATTATAGCATTAGCCCAGCAATATCATGCTCATAATATTAGAGTATTCGGTTCAATTATCAAAGATGAAAATGATGAAAATAGTGACATAGATTTTTTAATTGTGCCTACTCCTGAACAGGATTTATTTGATATAATTCGTTTACGAAGATCATTAAAAGAATTGCTTAATTGTGATGTTGATATTGTTCATGAAACAGCTTTACATCATACTATTAAAGAAGCAATTTTATCCTCTGCAATTCCTTTATGA
- a CDS encoding NAD-dependent epimerase/dehydratase family protein: MRIFITGGGGCIGHYIADSLIKNTEHELFFLVRNPSKIKFDYNYRQGINIIEGDLVKILDYQELLSTMNIAILAATCWGGEEESYQINVEANINLINSLNPDNCQQIIYFSTASILNQNNQLLPQAGEIGTDYIRTKYQCYNKLSELKLFDRIITVYPTLVFGGDDDKPYSHLSAGLKDLPKLINLIRWFQADGSFHFIHGKDIATVISYLVENGTNLDESFDKKLVLANPSLKVNQAIKEISNYFEKKVYFQIPLSILLAKFFIKVFNVQMAEWDYFCLNYRHFVHKKFVNPHTFNLESFAPNLTSLLKVSQV; the protein is encoded by the coding sequence ATGCGTATTTTTATTACAGGTGGTGGTGGTTGTATTGGTCATTATATTGCTGATTCATTAATTAAAAATACCGAGCATGAATTGTTTTTTTTAGTCAGAAACCCTAGCAAAATAAAATTTGATTATAATTATCGTCAGGGTATCAATATCATTGAAGGAGATTTGGTAAAAATTCTCGATTATCAAGAATTATTAAGTACCATGAATATCGCAATTTTAGCCGCTACTTGTTGGGGGGGAGAAGAAGAATCCTATCAAATAAATGTGGAAGCAAATATTAACTTAATTAACAGTTTAAATCCCGATAATTGTCAACAAATAATCTACTTTTCTACCGCTAGTATTTTGAACCAAAATAATCAACTTTTACCCCAAGCTGGAGAAATTGGTACTGATTATATTAGGACAAAATATCAATGTTATAATAAACTATCGGAGTTAAAATTGTTCGATCGAATTATTACTGTTTATCCTACCCTTGTTTTTGGTGGAGACGACGATAAACCCTATTCTCATTTATCCGCAGGATTAAAAGATTTACCTAAATTAATTAACCTCATTCGTTGGTTTCAAGCCGATGGTAGTTTCCATTTTATTCATGGCAAAGATATTGCTACGGTTATCAGTTACTTAGTCGAAAATGGTACTAATTTAGATGAAAGTTTCGATAAAAAATTGGTGTTGGCTAACCCTTCTTTAAAAGTAAATCAAGCGATTAAAGAAATTAGTAATTATTTCGAGAAAAAAGTTTATTTTCAAATTCCTTTATCAATTTTGTTAGCTAAGTTTTTTATTAAAGTTTTTAATGTACAAATGGCAGAATGGGATTATTTTTGTTTAAATTATCGTCATTTTGTTCATAAAAAATTTGTGAATCCTCATACTTTTAATTTAGAATCTTTTGCACCTAATTTAACTTCACTTCTGAAAGTTTCTCAAGTTTAA